The Solibacillus sp. FSL R7-0682 genome includes a window with the following:
- a CDS encoding MFS transporter: MDIKNIYYFITSSRSFCIHIVFTLNAIYYVSHAGLNPLQLVLIGTIMELAVLFFEIPTGLVADFWGRKKSFIIGTFIIGLAHLLEGSVPTFWAIAVGAALWGIGWTFISGAETSWIADELENNELDTVFLKGAKFSSIGSFLGIIVSVVVATVFTVQIAILIAGGLLVVIAIILLRIVPETKFLSIAHGETTSYQQILHAVKGGLIQIKGNAMLISLAVVTIFFGLASEGFDRLWGAHFIEGFHLIEKDAIYWFGAFYAIAFLLNIGILKVVETYVKERFAMVLLVLNSLLVLIMLFFAVSNAFLLAAILYWLIASLRAVNTPLINILTNKQLQSQGRATALSMYGQLDAFGQVAGGPLVGIIALYTSIQGGIISSAILIIPTLYFLWRMSKFS, encoded by the coding sequence TTGGACATTAAAAATATTTATTATTTTATAACGAGTTCGCGTTCATTTTGTATTCATATCGTATTCACATTAAATGCGATTTATTATGTTTCTCATGCTGGATTAAACCCACTTCAATTAGTGTTAATTGGAACAATTATGGAATTAGCTGTTTTATTTTTTGAAATTCCAACAGGCTTAGTAGCTGATTTTTGGGGGCGGAAAAAATCCTTTATTATTGGCACATTCATCATTGGTTTAGCACATCTATTAGAAGGTAGTGTTCCAACATTTTGGGCGATTGCAGTTGGTGCAGCATTATGGGGAATAGGCTGGACATTTATTAGTGGTGCGGAAACGTCATGGATTGCAGACGAATTAGAAAATAATGAGTTAGATACTGTTTTTCTTAAAGGAGCCAAATTTAGCTCAATTGGCAGTTTTTTAGGAATTATTGTAAGCGTAGTTGTCGCAACAGTCTTTACTGTGCAAATTGCTATTTTAATTGCAGGTGGGTTGCTCGTGGTCATTGCGATTATTTTATTAAGAATAGTACCTGAAACGAAATTTCTTAGTATTGCACATGGAGAAACGACAAGTTATCAACAAATACTACATGCTGTTAAGGGTGGGCTAATTCAAATTAAAGGAAATGCAATGCTAATCAGTCTTGCAGTTGTTACGATATTTTTTGGATTAGCTAGTGAGGGTTTTGATAGACTTTGGGGAGCACATTTCATAGAAGGTTTCCATTTGATTGAAAAAGATGCGATCTATTGGTTTGGGGCTTTTTATGCAATTGCTTTTTTATTAAATATAGGAATTTTAAAAGTTGTTGAAACCTATGTGAAAGAGCGATTTGCAATGGTTTTACTTGTTCTTAATAGTTTACTTGTACTAATAATGCTATTCTTTGCCGTTAGTAATGCTTTTTTATTGGCAGCGATATTGTATTGGTTGATTGCATCACTTCGTGCCGTCAACACACCATTAATAAACATCCTGACTAATAAACAATTACAATCACAAGGTCGAGCAACTGCGCTTTCGATGTATGGTCAACTTGATGCGTTTGGTCAAGTAGCTGGTGGGCCGTTAGTTGGAATCATTGCACTTTATACATCGATTCAAGGTGGTATCATTTCTTCAGCAATTTTAATTATACCTACATTGTACTTTTTATGGCGAATGAGTAAATTTTCATAA
- a CDS encoding DUF4179 domain-containing protein gives MKRNMDEIMNNNINKEQVIPDSIRVAFDKSYEQIRQQSKKKVKKSWLKPVSAAAVAITLSFAILLTNDTTLAKLQAFLSINDPGIETAVNNGDLQYIAQTQKSENLSITLENLFADAYRLGLQVTIEADHISKDNLNYLSFEYRLFDADGIEIDALVSDTKEIAGSRIYSGADFQLREVKNNSATLEFFAEATTTTAPSLEGAKLVVETVHFINNEGGVTSVDGEWTFDLTSANVITKEYIAKNSVTGLTLEHAIVTNGSMQLRYKIDGIVENENEIFETALINDKGESFFAKSANVERLEKGQQTVISLVFPYSVWNKQQSLLLKVKGYNELRLVENE, from the coding sequence ATGAAGCGAAACATGGATGAGATAATGAATAATAACATAAATAAGGAACAAGTAATACCCGATTCAATCCGTGTTGCATTTGACAAATCATACGAACAAATCCGACAGCAATCCAAGAAAAAAGTAAAAAAATCTTGGTTAAAACCTGTTTCAGCTGCAGCTGTAGCAATTACTTTAAGTTTTGCAATCTTACTCACGAATGATACTACGTTAGCAAAACTTCAAGCTTTTTTAAGTATAAATGATCCAGGAATCGAAACTGCGGTTAATAATGGTGATTTACAATATATAGCGCAAACACAGAAGTCTGAAAACCTCTCTATAACACTAGAAAATTTGTTTGCAGACGCCTATCGTTTAGGATTACAGGTAACAATTGAGGCAGACCATATTTCAAAAGACAACCTAAACTACCTAAGTTTTGAGTACCGTCTTTTTGATGCTGATGGTATTGAAATTGATGCACTTGTATCTGATACAAAGGAAATCGCTGGTTCAAGGATTTATTCGGGCGCAGATTTCCAACTTAGAGAAGTGAAAAATAATAGTGCAACACTAGAATTTTTTGCAGAAGCAACTACAACAACTGCCCCATCATTAGAAGGTGCTAAATTAGTCGTTGAAACCGTGCACTTTATAAACAATGAAGGAGGCGTTACTTCAGTTGATGGTGAATGGACATTTGATTTAACATCAGCGAATGTTATAACAAAAGAGTATATAGCAAAAAATTCTGTTACTGGTTTAACCTTAGAACATGCTATTGTAACAAACGGTTCGATGCAATTGCGTTATAAAATCGATGGTATCGTTGAAAATGAGAATGAGATTTTTGAAACAGCATTAATCAATGATAAAGGAGAATCGTTCTTTGCAAAAAGTGCAAATGTTGAGCGATTAGAAAAAGGGCAACAAACAGTGATTAGCCTTGTTTTTCCATACAGTGTTTGGAATAAGCAACAATCGCTCTTATTAAAGGTTAAGGGATATAATGAATTAAGATTAGTAGAGAATGAGTAA
- a CDS encoding RNA polymerase sigma factor → MEYELLVKKAQKGDGEAFIQLIQQYELILYRTAKRLGLKDDDISDILQETILTAFEKVGTLKKASYFNTWICRILLNNCYRFMKKNKQIVSIDEPLFNHLSYQDNLSIELEDALNSLDDNLRIALTLYYVNGFTTKEISEFLHEPEGTIKSRISRAKKKLKNTYYLEGANLT, encoded by the coding sequence ATGGAATATGAATTATTAGTAAAAAAAGCTCAAAAAGGAGATGGAGAAGCATTTATACAACTTATTCAGCAATATGAGCTCATTTTGTATCGAACGGCGAAACGACTTGGTTTAAAAGATGATGATATATCGGATATATTACAAGAAACCATTTTAACTGCCTTTGAAAAGGTAGGCACGCTAAAAAAGGCTTCATACTTTAATACATGGATTTGTCGTATTTTATTAAACAATTGTTATCGCTTTATGAAAAAGAATAAACAAATCGTTTCAATTGATGAACCACTATTTAATCATTTGTCCTATCAAGATAATTTATCAATCGAGTTAGAAGATGCATTAAATAGTTTAGATGACAATCTTCGTATTGCATTAACACTTTATTATGTGAACGGTTTTACAACGAAAGAAATTAGCGAATTTCTTCACGAACCTGAAGGCACTATTAAATCACGAATCTCCAGAGCCAAAAAAAAATTAAAAAATACATATTATTTGGAAGGAGCTAATCTAACATGA
- a CDS encoding helix-turn-helix domain-containing protein, translated as MNTLGERIKKLRKEKKYTQTELAGDRLTKGMLSLIENNKAQPSMESLRFLAKQLGVEVSELLDDGTLAQLRNLYTEIEEDIERRELLIDPEQVQSLSVNMIEKIEPYLAQIQGTNYEQIRLREVYYLMNRTINKAKSLEEYWKFIDQYEAIHAYSRMLRCYFYLAFAAMEQRNYQDTLAILKQGEQSIAPYELLIDPIVRLDLYYNLTVAYSAIDDIEMSERYLQKALGIAKRKHIFYRMANFYELIFIHAVANKEYDKSTQYFQKLKLLADFSEDASIARATAHCHLHYVNNVERNYSEIDQIMAEYKAVLANDHYLYDHPKFICEQMYAQFHMKNYEQALVYGKSLKIPGFIHHPIDLAMYYRFYAIRALAYYYLEDFETAKKEIIYAKNGVEDFPDTIYKQFVLNAYSEIFFD; from the coding sequence TTGAACACTTTAGGAGAGCGCATCAAGAAGCTGAGAAAAGAAAAAAAATATACGCAAACTGAGCTGGCGGGTGACCGTCTCACAAAGGGCATGCTTAGTTTAATTGAAAATAATAAAGCCCAGCCTTCAATGGAAAGTTTACGCTTTTTAGCAAAGCAATTAGGAGTAGAGGTTAGTGAACTACTAGATGATGGGACATTAGCGCAGCTTCGAAATTTATATACTGAAATTGAAGAAGACATCGAACGAAGAGAGTTGCTTATAGATCCTGAACAAGTACAATCTTTATCGGTTAATATGATTGAAAAGATTGAACCATACTTGGCACAAATTCAAGGGACTAATTATGAACAAATTCGCTTGCGTGAAGTTTATTATTTAATGAATCGCACAATAAATAAAGCGAAATCATTAGAGGAGTATTGGAAGTTTATTGACCAATATGAAGCGATTCACGCCTATAGCCGTATGCTTCGTTGTTATTTCTATTTAGCTTTTGCTGCGATGGAACAAAGGAATTATCAAGATACACTAGCTATATTAAAACAAGGTGAACAAAGTATTGCACCATATGAATTATTAATTGATCCGATTGTACGCCTTGATTTATATTACAATTTAACTGTTGCATATTCGGCTATTGACGATATTGAGATGTCTGAGCGATATTTACAGAAAGCTTTGGGAATTGCCAAAAGAAAGCATATTTTTTATCGTATGGCTAATTTTTATGAGTTAATATTTATCCACGCAGTTGCCAATAAAGAATATGATAAAAGTACGCAATATTTCCAAAAGTTAAAGTTACTAGCTGATTTTTCTGAGGATGCGTCCATAGCGCGTGCAACGGCCCATTGTCATCTTCATTATGTGAATAATGTAGAACGTAATTATAGTGAAATTGATCAAATAATGGCTGAATATAAGGCAGTATTAGCAAATGACCATTACTTGTATGATCATCCTAAATTTATATGTGAACAAATGTATGCCCAGTTCCATATGAAAAATTATGAGCAAGCTTTAGTATATGGGAAATCGTTAAAAATACCGGGCTTCATTCATCATCCGATTGACTTAGCGATGTATTACCGCTTTTATGCCATTCGGGCACTTGCTTATTATTATTTAGAGGATTTTGAAACAGCGAAGAAAGAGATTATTTATGCAAAAAATGGGGTAGAGGATTTCCCTGATACAATTTATAAGCAATTTGTGTTAAATGCTTATTCGGAGATCTTTTTTGATTAA
- the recQ gene encoding DNA helicase RecQ, translated as MQQALQYLKTYFGYDTFRLGQSQVIENILHNNDTLVIMPTGGGKSLCYQIPALCMEGTTIVISPLISLMKDQVDMLVSSGIPAAFINSSLSFEEVQDTMYQVRNGQIKLLYIAPERLENERFTRELAQLRVPLIAIDEAHCISHWGHDFRPSYRSIQQLLHLWEVKPTVIALTATATEEVSEDIRQLLSIDNDHTFITGFARDNLKFSVLLGENKEAFIKKYVKANGNEAGIIYAATRKSVESVYEMLHKVGVSVAKYHGGMFEEDRTYEQNRFLNDEVQIMVATNAFGMGINKTNVRYVLHYNMPRNMESYYQEAGRAGRDGLASECILLYSSSDEQTQRFLIDQAQDRSRIPLELNKLHKMIDYCHTERCLQSYIVEYFGDELTANCNRCANCTDDRPQQDVTTDAQKVLSCIVRMGQKFGKQLTASVLAGSRSKKVTEFNFHKLPTYGILKPMNAKEIANFIEFLISEKLIAVNNGQFPTLSISDTGREVLLGEQKVLRKETRIPQTTIEQNDPLFEVLRSVRKEIADREKVPPFVVFSDKSLKDMCVRRPKNSAQFLEVSGVGESKLEKYGKTFIDTIQQFITQE; from the coding sequence TTGCAGCAGGCGTTACAATATTTAAAAACTTATTTTGGTTACGATACATTTCGATTAGGACAATCACAAGTGATTGAAAATATTCTTCATAATAACGATACATTGGTGATTATGCCAACGGGTGGCGGGAAATCCCTTTGCTATCAAATTCCAGCACTATGTATGGAAGGAACTACGATTGTTATTTCTCCTTTAATTTCACTTATGAAAGATCAAGTGGATATGCTAGTTTCAAGCGGCATACCAGCTGCATTCATTAACAGTTCCCTAAGCTTTGAAGAAGTACAGGATACAATGTATCAAGTACGAAATGGACAAATTAAATTGCTCTATATAGCACCAGAGCGATTAGAAAATGAACGCTTTACGAGGGAGCTTGCACAATTACGTGTTCCTTTAATCGCCATTGACGAAGCACACTGTATTTCACACTGGGGACATGATTTCCGACCAAGCTATCGTTCAATTCAACAGCTTCTACACTTATGGGAAGTAAAACCTACTGTCATTGCGTTAACGGCTACTGCTACAGAAGAAGTTAGTGAAGATATTCGCCAATTGCTATCAATTGATAATGATCATACATTTATTACTGGGTTTGCAAGAGATAACTTGAAATTTTCTGTCTTACTTGGTGAAAACAAAGAGGCGTTCATTAAAAAATACGTGAAGGCGAATGGGAATGAAGCGGGTATCATTTATGCCGCTACACGAAAATCTGTTGAGTCAGTTTATGAAATGTTACATAAAGTTGGTGTATCCGTTGCTAAATATCATGGTGGGATGTTTGAAGAAGATCGAACATATGAGCAAAATCGCTTTCTTAACGATGAGGTCCAAATCATGGTAGCGACAAATGCATTTGGTATGGGCATTAATAAAACGAATGTCCGCTATGTGCTTCATTATAATATGCCACGCAATATGGAGAGCTATTATCAAGAGGCTGGGCGAGCAGGAAGAGATGGTTTAGCGAGTGAATGTATTTTACTTTATTCATCATCTGACGAGCAAACACAACGTTTCTTAATCGACCAGGCACAGGATCGTAGCAGAATTCCACTCGAATTAAATAAACTGCATAAAATGATTGATTATTGTCATACAGAGCGTTGTTTACAGAGTTACATTGTCGAATATTTTGGCGACGAATTAACTGCTAATTGTAATAGATGTGCTAATTGTACAGATGATCGACCACAGCAAGATGTTACAACTGATGCACAAAAAGTCTTATCTTGTATTGTTCGAATGGGCCAAAAATTTGGTAAGCAACTAACTGCTTCAGTACTTGCTGGTTCACGAAGTAAAAAGGTAACTGAATTTAACTTTCATAAACTTCCGACATATGGCATTTTAAAACCGATGAATGCAAAAGAAATCGCTAATTTTATCGAATTTTTGATTTCAGAAAAACTCATTGCAGTGAATAATGGACAGTTCCCAACATTATCGATTTCAGATACTGGAAGGGAAGTCTTACTTGGGGAGCAAAAAGTACTACGTAAGGAAACACGTATTCCTCAAACGACAATTGAACAAAATGATCCACTATTTGAAGTACTTAGATCTGTAAGGAAGGAAATTGCAGATCGAGAAAAAGTGCCACCATTTGTTGTATTCTCAGATAAATCTTTAAAAGATATGTGTGTAAGACGACCAAAGAACAGCGCACAATTTTTAGAAGTTAGTGGTGTTGGTGAAAGTAAGTTAGAAAAGTATGGAAAAACGTTTATTGATACAATTCAGCAGTTTATTACACAAGAATAA
- a CDS encoding DUF6060 domain-containing protein, producing MKKIFTMLFTLCCFFVFSYTVNADEIKVYDSSSNKEIMAVYKWDSLTNQLIEVPISEYLNEIENSEEITEDITKAEINSSITKGFKENLLEPYASKPSTRTNVFGSSVTVSRGLLCPNLDGCPITISESKTITRSFSASVETGVEEIISSSIGYSYTEAKSGQVGTTYSAKVPYKKNGQIAFKPKLSKITGSLEKWEKYPASEYLRDTSTLTVYQPIKDGTYSDGYFLLLDYNTGAVIFE from the coding sequence TTGAAAAAAATTTTTACTATGCTTTTCACTTTATGTTGCTTCTTTGTATTCTCATACACAGTTAATGCTGACGAAATTAAGGTCTACGATAGTTCTAGTAACAAGGAAATAATGGCAGTTTACAAATGGGATTCATTAACAAATCAATTAATTGAAGTACCCATTAGTGAATACCTCAATGAAATTGAGAATTCTGAAGAAATAACAGAAGATATAACTAAAGCTGAAATTAATTCTTCTATAACTAAAGGGTTCAAAGAAAATTTATTAGAACCTTATGCATCTAAACCATCAACTAGAACAAATGTATTCGGCTCTTCAGTAACGGTATCTAGAGGTTTGCTATGTCCTAATCTAGACGGTTGTCCTATCACAATATCAGAGTCCAAAACAATTACTCGTAGTTTTTCGGCATCTGTTGAAACTGGGGTCGAGGAAATTATCTCTAGCTCAATTGGTTATTCTTATACCGAAGCTAAATCTGGACAAGTAGGTACAACATATTCAGCTAAAGTACCCTATAAAAAAAATGGACAGATAGCCTTTAAACCTAAATTAAGTAAAATTACAGGTTCTTTAGAGAAGTGGGAAAAATACCCTGCTTCAGAATATTTAAGAGACACATCAACATTAACGGTGTATCAACCTATTAAAGACGGTACTTACTCAGATGGTTACTTCTTACTATTAGATTACAATACAGGAGCTGTAATCTTTGAATAG
- a CDS encoding IS3 family transposase (programmed frameshift), protein MSNKTFSLETKISALKYLEEGRYSAREICKMFNLNPNRLYEWRAKYQFGGTDALLRPVKNKRYPKELKKNAVEDYLTGNYSKYEIMIKYGISGRKVFNSWLKKYNSHSELKDSNQRMSQTMTKGRKTTFEERIEIVKACLTNEKDYKTTAVQYDVTYQQVYQWVRKFEDGGEASLEDRRGRMKSADERTPEEKLRIKIKKIERENERLRAENLPFKKVRGNRKEASLSKLRTQSHYLAIKELAEKEKFPILLLCKLVNVSRAAYYKWLNRQPTSHELENKQLIESIEHLYKQVNGIYGYRRITMTINRQRKKNGLNKVNKKRIYRLMQISELQAVIRRRPKKYRKVTPDYTAENVLAREFTAEKPNQKWCTDVTEFQYGNGKKAYLSAIIDLYDKSIVSYKFGQLNNNDLVFKTLKPAIRQLNKQEFPILHSDRGYQYTSKEFKRIMEKANLTHSMSRVGRCIDNGPIEAFWGTLKVEKYYLHKFETYEELKNAIDTYIKFYNNERYQETLNGLSPKEFRSQAA, encoded by the exons TTGTCTAATAAAACATTTTCATTAGAGACGAAGATTTCAGCTCTTAAATACCTAGAGGAAGGTCGTTATTCTGCAAGAGAAATTTGCAAGATGTTTAATTTGAATCCAAATCGCTTATATGAATGGCGCGCTAAATATCAATTCGGGGGCACAGATGCATTACTTCGTCCCGTTAAAAATAAAAGATACCCTAAAGAATTGAAAAAAAACGCCGTTGAAGATTACCTAACAGGCAATTATTCAAAGTATGAGATCATGATTAAATATGGAATCAGTGGTCGAAAAGTATTCAATAGCTGGTTAAAAAAATATAATAGTCATAGTGAATTAAAAGACTCGAATCAAAGGATGAGCCAAACTATGACTAAAGGAAGAAAAACTACTTTTGAAGAACGAATTGAAATCGTGAAAGCTTGCTTAACAAATGAAAAGGATTATAAAACAACAGCGGTTCAATATGATGTGACTTATCAACAAGTATATCAGTGGGTGCGTAAGTTTGAAGATGGTGGCGAAGCATCTCTTGAAGATCGCCGTGGGCGAATGAAATCAGCAGATGAACGTACACCAGAAGAAAAATTACGTATAAAAATCAAAAAAATAGAACGTGAAAATGAAAGATTACGTGCTGAAAATTTAC CTTTTAAAAAAGTTAGAGGAAATCGAAAGGAGGCTTCGTTAAGTAAACTTCGTACGCAAAGTCATTATCTAGCTATTAAAGAACTGGCAGAAAAAGAAAAATTTCCGATTCTATTACTTTGTAAATTAGTGAATGTTTCACGAGCAGCTTATTATAAATGGTTAAACCGCCAACCGACATCACATGAACTAGAAAACAAGCAGTTAATCGAATCGATTGAACATTTATATAAGCAAGTAAATGGTATTTACGGTTATCGTAGAATCACGATGACAATCAATCGCCAACGAAAAAAGAATGGCTTAAATAAAGTAAATAAAAAACGTATTTATCGTCTTATGCAGATTTCCGAATTGCAGGCAGTTATTCGACGTCGTCCCAAAAAGTACCGTAAGGTAACACCAGATTACACAGCTGAGAACGTATTAGCACGTGAATTCACGGCCGAAAAGCCAAATCAAAAATGGTGTACAGACGTAACTGAATTCCAGTATGGAAACGGTAAAAAGGCTTATTTAAGTGCGATTATTGATCTTTATGACAAATCTATTGTGAGTTACAAATTTGGACAATTAAATAACAATGATTTAGTTTTCAAGACGCTTAAACCAGCTATACGCCAATTAAATAAACAGGAATTTCCTATCCTACATAGTGATCGAGGATATCAATATACATCAAAAGAATTTAAACGAATCATGGAGAAAGCCAATCTGACACATAGTATGTCGAGAGTCGGCCGCTGTATTGATAATGGACCGATAGAAGCGTTTTGGGGAACTCTAAAAGTAGAGAAGTATTATTTACATAAATTTGAGACGTATGAAGAGTTAAAAAATGCGATTGATACGTACATAAAATTCTATAACAACGAACGATATCAAGAAACATTAAACGGCTTAAGTCCTAAGGAATTCAGGTCTCAAGCCGCTTGA
- a CDS encoding cysteine hydrolase family protein: MNTSADILIIIDLQNGVCYGETHLFDLRNLITKVNNRISLYRGLQKPIIFVQHCDEELVPEEKTWAIIDNLDVKEQDYFVRKTHANSFYKTNLKNLLEQLSVQKIEFCGAQTEYCMDATIKFSHGLGYENFMAHKATSTLNNSYMSAKETIDFYESIWNHRFLKLIDDES, encoded by the coding sequence ATGAACACTTCTGCAGATATTTTAATCATTATAGATTTGCAAAATGGCGTATGTTATGGTGAAACGCATTTATTTGATTTACGAAATTTAATTACTAAAGTAAACAATAGGATTTCCTTATATAGGGGATTACAAAAACCAATCATTTTTGTTCAACACTGCGATGAAGAATTAGTACCTGAGGAAAAAACATGGGCTATTATTGATAATTTAGATGTTAAAGAACAAGATTATTTTGTTAGAAAAACACATGCAAATTCTTTTTACAAAACAAATTTAAAAAATCTTTTAGAGCAATTATCTGTACAAAAAATTGAGTTTTGTGGTGCTCAAACAGAATACTGTATGGATGCTACGATTAAATTTTCTCATGGATTGGGGTACGAAAACTTCATGGCCCACAAAGCAACCTCCACATTAAATAATTCATATATGTCTGCAAAAGAAACAATTGATTTTTATGAAAGTATTTGGAATCATAGATTTTTAAAATTAATTGATGATGAATCTTAG
- a CDS encoding MFS transporter translates to MKQQTSWKTVFIILAIFLVSINLRPAVTSVGPILSTISDALKVSSTQMSLLTSIPVFCMGLFAPLAVPVQKKFGYKWSIALLVALIGISTATRISFSSYAALIITSFVAGFAIAIISPMINAYIKEKFPNKLEPVIGVYSFAIGFGATISAGFTGIIYEQFEGNWSMALGVWGILAIIAMFSWLLVVDSTKHQTSPMFSEKHQSARNPWKNPLAWTILIYFGIQTSLFFSLTTWLPSIALEQGMGLLTAGSVLTLMSVVQLIGNLLIPSFINRYPNRISWLYSLIIFGLVGSAIFFIDAVWTIWVCAVIFGIVLSGLFPIGLMLPLDEAKNNQEANEWSSMVLSGGFMMSALVPLFIGAVFDLTTTHFMTKVIFVILFLLMSLATFVMQKLKKQV, encoded by the coding sequence ATGAAACAACAAACAAGTTGGAAAACGGTATTTATTATTTTAGCTATTTTTTTAGTTTCAATTAATCTTCGACCAGCAGTTACTTCTGTTGGGCCTATTTTATCGACAATCAGTGATGCACTTAAAGTATCGAGTACACAAATGAGCCTACTTACATCAATTCCAGTATTTTGTATGGGCTTATTTGCGCCACTTGCTGTGCCAGTACAAAAGAAGTTCGGTTATAAATGGTCAATTGCCCTATTAGTAGCATTAATTGGAATATCAACGGCGACACGGATTAGTTTTTCAAGCTACGCTGCGCTCATTATTACAAGCTTTGTAGCAGGTTTTGCAATTGCTATTATTAGTCCAATGATCAATGCTTACATTAAAGAAAAGTTTCCGAATAAATTAGAACCGGTTATCGGTGTATATTCCTTTGCAATAGGGTTTGGCGCTACCATTAGTGCTGGTTTTACAGGAATTATCTACGAGCAATTTGAAGGCAATTGGTCGATGGCACTTGGCGTTTGGGGAATTTTAGCGATCATAGCAATGTTTAGTTGGCTACTTGTAGTTGATTCTACTAAACACCAAACATCTCCTATGTTTTCTGAAAAACATCAATCAGCACGTAATCCGTGGAAAAATCCACTAGCTTGGACAATTTTAATTTATTTTGGAATCCAAACATCATTATTTTTTAGTTTAACGACATGGTTACCTTCAATTGCGTTAGAACAAGGAATGGGATTATTAACTGCGGGTTCAGTTTTAACCCTAATGTCAGTAGTACAATTAATTGGAAATCTATTAATTCCATCATTCATTAATCGTTATCCGAACCGCATTAGTTGGCTGTACAGCTTAATCATCTTTGGATTAGTAGGGTCAGCAATATTTTTCATCGATGCCGTTTGGACAATATGGGTTTGCGCCGTTATTTTCGGTATCGTTCTCAGTGGATTATTCCCGATTGGGTTAATGTTACCGTTAGATGAAGCAAAAAATAACCAAGAAGCGAACGAATGGAGTTCAATGGTATTATCAGGTGGTTTCATGATGAGTGCCCTTGTACCATTATTTATTGGGGCTGTTTTTGATTTAACAACAACTCATTTTATGACAAAGGTTATTTTTGTTATACTATTCCTCCTTATGTCATTAGCAACTTTCGTAATGCAAAAATTAAAGAAACAAGTATAA